From Fretibacterium sp. OH1220_COT-178, the proteins below share one genomic window:
- a CDS encoding DUF4857 domain-containing protein yields the protein MFRAPMRALSTAATVLLAFLVFFLYVPRLYDRIFVPEVERTHLLFSPVKKRFVYRESIVGPIPDEARAMAEDHHAEIAYRDEDGAWFSRVDFEKSLPFIYYKNMELWGLLPLTLEGRVFDRAEMKRERQVTELRSREIADAPPALHFLMDSQPDGARLVLPDDAFRMTASEMQFIGTDTNAPVPDLTRTFTGALSEAGFVFPARSVHANTSILKPVDEGFFMVDAEYSVFHVKRRRGDAVVVQTPIPRELKTRHIALSESTRGEYYGLLLDGSGALHVLLCERYRTVPLPLEGYDFRTMDFKLIVNPLYRVAVYSDEETIFGIAMTADYVPVRSFRHRMSRAEDTLAKRVSRVLFPFRFIVGTEGERASSVSLLMPWR from the coding sequence ATGTTCCGGGCTCCAATGCGCGCACTCAGCACGGCCGCCACGGTTCTCCTGGCCTTCTTAGTTTTTTTCCTGTACGTGCCCCGGCTTTACGACAGGATCTTCGTGCCAGAGGTCGAACGGACGCACCTGCTCTTCAGCCCCGTGAAGAAGCGCTTCGTCTACAGGGAGAGCATCGTCGGGCCCATTCCCGATGAGGCCAGGGCCATGGCCGAGGACCATCATGCGGAGATCGCCTACCGGGACGAGGACGGAGCGTGGTTTTCCCGCGTGGACTTCGAGAAGAGCCTGCCCTTCATCTATTACAAAAACATGGAGCTCTGGGGCCTTCTGCCCCTCACCCTCGAAGGACGCGTCTTCGACCGCGCCGAGATGAAGCGGGAACGCCAGGTTACGGAGCTCCGCAGCCGCGAGATCGCGGACGCTCCGCCTGCCCTGCACTTCCTTATGGACTCCCAGCCCGACGGGGCCCGGCTTGTCCTGCCGGACGACGCCTTCAGGATGACCGCCTCGGAGATGCAGTTCATAGGGACGGACACCAACGCGCCCGTACCGGACCTGACCCGCACGTTCACCGGCGCGCTTTCGGAAGCGGGGTTCGTCTTTCCGGCGCGCTCCGTCCACGCGAACACCAGCATCCTGAAGCCGGTTGATGAGGGGTTCTTCATGGTGGACGCGGAATACTCGGTCTTTCACGTGAAAAGGAGACGGGGCGACGCCGTCGTCGTGCAAACCCCCATCCCGAGAGAGCTAAAAACCCGCCATATCGCCCTGTCGGAGAGCACTCGGGGAGAGTATTATGGGTTGCTTCTGGACGGTTCGGGCGCACTGCACGTCCTGCTGTGCGAGCGGTATCGGACGGTCCCTCTGCCGCTCGAGGGGTACGATTTCAGGACGATGGACTTCAAGCTCATTGTGAATCCCCTCTATCGGGTGGCCGTCTATTCCGACGAGGAGACGATCTTCGGCATCGCCATGACCGCGGATTACGTTCCGGTTCGCTCCTTCCGGCACCGCATGTCCCGCGCCGAGGACACGCTCGCCAAAAGGGTGTCACGCGTGCTCTTTCCCTTCCGGTTCATCGTGGGGACGGAGGGCGAGAGGGCCTCATCCGTGAGTCTACTGATGCCATGGCGCTGA
- a CDS encoding ABC transporter ATP-binding protein — MENIIQVDELCHYYGERCLYRSLSFGVAPGQVFALLGKNGVGKTTLISILMGFLRPFGGTCRVFGEDSHALSPSARSRIGLLFEGYLCYDFLTIAQIERFYASFYPRWNAEHFFALIEILGLPHTHRIRNMSCGQKSQVVLGLLMAQEPDLLILDDYSMGLDAGYRRLFLDYLREYLGQSRRTVFLTSHVIQDMEDFVNEVLFLKRGGDHLVTSMADFRRKFRCYRLELREEAQAPSPGGIIENVERHRGFADVFSFTDFPAVREALARQGFDPASLQECPMSLEDAFIGYTGRY, encoded by the coding sequence ATGGAGAATATCATACAGGTCGATGAACTTTGTCATTATTACGGCGAACGATGCCTCTACAGGAGCCTGAGCTTCGGCGTGGCGCCGGGGCAGGTCTTTGCTCTGCTGGGCAAGAACGGCGTCGGCAAGACGACGCTCATCAGCATTCTGATGGGGTTCCTCAGGCCCTTCGGAGGCACCTGCCGCGTCTTCGGGGAGGACTCCCACGCCCTGAGCCCGTCCGCACGCTCGCGGATCGGCCTGCTCTTCGAGGGCTACCTCTGCTACGACTTCCTGACCATCGCGCAGATCGAACGCTTTTATGCGTCCTTTTATCCCCGATGGAACGCGGAGCATTTTTTTGCGTTGATCGAGATCCTGGGGCTGCCGCACACGCACAGGATCCGGAACATGTCCTGCGGGCAGAAGTCGCAGGTGGTTCTGGGCCTGCTGATGGCCCAGGAGCCCGACCTGTTGATCCTGGACGACTACTCCATGGGCCTGGACGCGGGGTACCGCAGGCTGTTTCTGGACTATCTCAGGGAGTACCTGGGGCAGAGCCGGCGAACGGTATTCCTGACATCTCACGTCATTCAGGACATGGAGGACTTCGTGAACGAGGTCCTGTTCCTCAAGAGGGGAGGCGACCATCTGGTGACCTCGATGGCCGATTTTCGAAGGAAGTTTCGCTGCTATCGCCTGGAGCTCCGGGAGGAAGCCCAGGCACCATCTCCCGGCGGAATCATCGAGAACGTCGAACGGCATCGGGGGTTTGCCGATGTCTTCAGCTTCACCGATTTTCCCGCCGTCCGCGAGGCCCTGGCCCGCCAGGGGTTCGATCCGGCGTCCCTCCAAGAATGTCCCATGAGCCTCGAGGACGCCTTTATCGGCTATACGGGGAGGTACTGA
- a CDS encoding TetR/AcrR family transcriptional regulator: MPEQVLDRRQRKTRVAVLEAFSRLLAEEPYDKITIQEIIDRANIGRSTFYSHFATKDDLLRTLCGGLFDHIITSALDRTHTHGLCSDGERPVSIFLHILAHLRENDSNILSLLSGESNDLFLRDFRNGIKEVVRTELPGEAREAGDIPREFLVNHIAGSFIEMVRWWLENGMRQTPEELDGYFQAVSSPLLQRGR, encoded by the coding sequence ATGCCGGAGCAAGTACTGGACAGACGGCAGCGGAAGACTCGGGTTGCGGTGCTGGAGGCGTTTTCCAGGCTTTTGGCGGAGGAGCCTTACGACAAGATCACGATTCAGGAGATCATTGACCGGGCAAACATCGGCCGCAGCACTTTCTATTCGCACTTCGCCACCAAGGACGATCTGCTGCGCACGCTGTGCGGCGGGCTCTTCGACCATATCATCACTTCCGCCCTCGACAGGACGCACACGCACGGGCTCTGTTCGGACGGGGAAAGGCCCGTCTCGATCTTCCTCCATATTCTGGCGCACCTCCGGGAGAACGACAGCAACATTTTGAGCCTCCTCTCCGGGGAGAGCAACGACCTGTTCCTGCGGGACTTCAGGAACGGCATCAAGGAGGTGGTCCGGACGGAGCTTCCGGGGGAGGCGAGGGAGGCGGGCGATATTCCCCGGGAATTTCTGGTCAACCACATCGCCGGGAGCTTCATCGAGATGGTGCGCTGGTGGCTGGAGAACGGCATGAGGCAGACGCCGGAGGAACTGGACGGCTATTTTCAGGCCGTCTCGTCCCCGCTGTTGCAGCGGGGACGCTGA
- a CDS encoding TAXI family TRAP transporter solute-binding subunit, which translates to MKVKALAAWTVGVALILGAGASLAEPPKVSGSFLMGTGSATGNYYAFGNALAQVVNKHTGSNITVSSTGGSVENVRLLKKADIEMSLVQTDVNNYALNGIEQFADGAVKNFSAVTACYPEMVQIVASRASGIKSVADMRGKRICVGAVGSGYEVAARQILGIYGMSYDDIDERFLSQSEAKNALQDDQIDAFFMCSGYPNANVTELSLTGRIDVISIDDEHVGMLLEKYPFYAAFTTPDDQYKLGHPVTSVAVMSMLVALNDLDENDVYAITAAIYENLDEIRAVNKKAEHMSLENPFRGIPGNVHPGAARFYEEKGLKVPGR; encoded by the coding sequence ATGAAGGTTAAGGCATTGGCGGCCTGGACCGTGGGGGTGGCCCTGATCCTGGGCGCCGGCGCGTCGCTTGCGGAGCCCCCGAAGGTTTCGGGAAGCTTCCTGATGGGCACGGGGAGTGCCACGGGGAACTATTACGCTTTCGGCAACGCGCTCGCACAGGTGGTCAACAAGCACACGGGCTCCAACATCACCGTGAGCTCCACCGGCGGGTCCGTGGAGAACGTGCGGCTCCTCAAGAAGGCCGATATCGAGATGTCCCTGGTGCAGACCGACGTCAACAACTACGCGCTGAACGGGATCGAACAGTTTGCCGACGGGGCCGTGAAGAACTTCTCCGCCGTCACCGCCTGCTATCCGGAGATGGTCCAGATCGTGGCCAGCAGGGCCAGCGGCATCAAAAGCGTGGCCGACATGCGGGGCAAGCGCATTTGCGTCGGCGCCGTCGGCTCGGGGTACGAGGTTGCGGCGCGGCAGATCCTGGGCATCTACGGCATGAGCTACGACGACATCGACGAGCGCTTCCTCAGCCAGTCCGAGGCCAAGAACGCCCTTCAGGACGATCAGATCGACGCCTTCTTCATGTGTAGCGGGTACCCCAACGCCAACGTCACCGAGCTCTCCCTGACGGGCAGGATCGACGTGATCTCCATCGACGACGAGCACGTGGGGATGCTGCTGGAGAAGTACCCCTTCTACGCCGCCTTCACGACCCCGGACGATCAGTACAAGCTGGGCCACCCCGTGACCTCGGTGGCGGTCATGTCCATGCTCGTCGCGCTGAACGACCTTGACGAGAACGACGTCTACGCCATCACCGCGGCCATCTACGAGAACCTCGACGAGATCCGTGCGGTGAACAAGAAGGCCGAGCACATGTCCTTGGAAAATCCCTTCCGCGGGATTCCCGGCAACGTTCACCCCGGCGCGGCCCGTTTCTACGAGGAGAAGGGGCTGAAGGTGCCCGGAAGGTAA
- a CDS encoding TRAP transporter permease: MSFFDRKKLNAVPENVDLSELERDSRYRIFSGRTEIFISAVLVLFAVFQLYASLSGRLPQQILRYGHLGFAISLAFILYPTTRKSSRRKVNPLDVLCSVAFLTVVAYFIGNFKALQLRAGDYTTLDTVMAGVGLFLVLLACWRVVGPPIVIIASCFILYGLMGSRGLIPVEMPGFLAQRGYQLPRVITHLFITTEGVIGNPIGVCSTYIFLFILFGAFLEKTGIGQFFIDLANALAGWAVGGPAKVAVLSSALQGTVSGSSVANTVSTGAFTIPLMKSLGYAPEFAGAVEAAASTGGQIMPPVMGSAAFLIAESVGVPYSHLMLVALVPAVLYFSGIWIMVDLEARRKGLRGLPRAQLPPAVPLILQKGHLVLPLCAIIYFMLSGFTITRSALWGVAIAAVVPFLRRSTWVSPRRVLEALPLSARNIVSVATACATAGIIVGMVTLTGLGQRIGTGMFQVVGGNVFLGLLCAMITSLVLGMGVSTTSNYIITSTVAAPILIQLGIPLLAAHMFCFYFGIIADITPPVALAAYAGSAIAKSNPFRTGVNASKLAIAAFLVPYMFALNPKLIMIGGTFSEALPMILTALVGLFGIGGGLIGYLNAPIGSCWRLLLVAGGLGLLIPGTTSDLVGVSLILAVYGLNMRKRRGEAA, translated from the coding sequence GTGAGTTTTTTCGATCGAAAAAAGTTGAACGCAGTTCCCGAGAACGTTGACCTGTCCGAGCTGGAAAGGGACTCGCGCTACCGCATCTTTTCCGGGCGCACTGAAATCTTCATCTCGGCGGTGCTGGTGCTCTTCGCCGTTTTTCAGCTCTACGCCTCGCTGAGCGGTCGGCTGCCGCAGCAGATCCTGCGCTACGGGCACCTCGGCTTCGCCATCAGCCTGGCCTTCATCCTCTACCCCACGACCAGGAAATCGAGCCGCAGGAAGGTCAACCCCCTGGACGTGCTCTGCTCCGTCGCCTTTCTGACGGTCGTCGCCTACTTCATCGGCAATTTCAAGGCCCTCCAGCTCCGCGCCGGCGACTACACGACCCTCGACACCGTCATGGCGGGGGTGGGGCTGTTCCTCGTGCTGCTGGCGTGCTGGCGCGTCGTGGGGCCTCCCATCGTGATCATCGCGTCGTGCTTCATCCTCTACGGCCTGATGGGCTCGCGCGGATTGATCCCGGTCGAGATGCCCGGCTTCCTCGCGCAGAGGGGCTATCAGCTGCCGCGCGTCATCACGCACCTGTTCATCACCACCGAGGGCGTGATCGGCAACCCCATCGGGGTCTGTTCGACGTACATCTTCCTGTTCATCCTGTTCGGCGCGTTCCTCGAGAAGACGGGGATCGGGCAGTTCTTCATCGACCTCGCCAACGCGCTGGCGGGGTGGGCGGTGGGGGGGCCCGCCAAGGTGGCGGTGCTGTCGTCGGCCCTTCAGGGCACCGTTTCGGGCTCGTCCGTGGCGAACACCGTGTCGACGGGAGCGTTCACGATTCCCCTGATGAAATCCCTCGGCTATGCGCCGGAGTTCGCCGGCGCCGTCGAGGCCGCGGCCTCCACGGGCGGGCAGATCATGCCCCCCGTGATGGGGTCGGCCGCCTTTCTGATCGCCGAGTCGGTGGGGGTGCCCTATTCCCACCTCATGCTGGTGGCGCTCGTGCCCGCCGTCCTGTATTTCTCGGGGATCTGGATCATGGTGGACCTCGAGGCGCGGCGCAAGGGGCTGAGGGGCCTGCCGCGCGCGCAGCTGCCGCCGGCCGTGCCGCTCATCCTGCAAAAGGGGCATCTCGTCCTGCCGCTGTGCGCCATCATCTACTTCATGCTGTCGGGCTTCACCATCACCCGGTCGGCCCTGTGGGGCGTCGCGATCGCCGCCGTCGTCCCCTTCCTGAGGAGGAGCACCTGGGTGTCCCCCAGGCGGGTGCTCGAGGCGCTGCCCCTGTCCGCGCGGAACATCGTGTCGGTGGCCACGGCCTGCGCCACGGCCGGCATCATCGTGGGGATGGTGACCCTCACCGGCCTCGGTCAGCGCATCGGCACCGGGATGTTCCAGGTCGTGGGGGGCAACGTGTTTCTGGGGCTTCTCTGCGCCATGATCACCTCGCTGGTGCTGGGCATGGGCGTCTCCACCACCTCGAACTACATCATCACCTCGACCGTGGCGGCCCCGATCCTGATTCAGCTGGGGATCCCGCTGCTGGCGGCCCACATGTTCTGCTTCTACTTCGGCATCATCGCGGACATTACGCCGCCCGTGGCGCTGGCGGCCTACGCCGGCTCGGCGATCGCCAAGAGCAACCCCTTCAGAACCGGGGTCAACGCCTCGAAACTGGCCATCGCCGCCTTTCTGGTGCCCTATATGTTCGCGCTCAACCCCAAGCTCATCATGATCGGTGGGACCTTCTCCGAGGCGCTCCCCATGATCCTGACCGCCTTGGTCGGCCTGTTCGGCATCGGCGGCGGGCTGATCGGCTACCTCAACGCGCCGATCGGGTCCTGCTGGCGCCTGCTCCTGGTCGCCGGCGGACTGGGGCTGCTGATCCCCGGGACGACGAGCGACCTTGTGGGGGTCTCGCTCATCCTGGCGGTGTATGGCCTGAATATGCGTAAAAGAAGAGGCGAGGCAGCCTGA
- a CDS encoding DUF4143 domain-containing protein has product MLRPLSLYASGDSSGRVSLEKLCNGDMRPQMTGAVELGTLVDLILRGGWPGSRDLPPERAARLPEEYLNVVLDQARRHNDGVRPDPSELRLVLRSLARNESRAVDGEALMRDIKAAEGVEVDLDTVRACLDLFRRLSLTDDQPPFLAPIISYARVKGKVKRHFSDPSLACALLGATHESLMQDPETLERLFEALCARDLRIYAESFGAALYHYRDDGNRRFDAVIERPDGRWCGFAIVLCEKRVNDAAVNLKGIRREIVRDPKVIWPDALCVLCGVLDAAYRRLDGVLVVPITALRE; this is encoded by the coding sequence TTGCTGCGGCCTCTGTCCCTCTACGCGTCCGGCGACTCCAGCGGCAGGGTTTCCCTGGAAAAGCTGTGCAACGGGGATATGAGGCCGCAGATGACCGGAGCGGTGGAGCTCGGGACCCTCGTCGACCTGATCCTCCGCGGCGGATGGCCCGGCAGTCGGGACCTTCCGCCGGAGCGGGCGGCGCGTCTGCCGGAGGAATACCTGAATGTCGTCCTCGACCAGGCCCGGAGGCATAACGACGGCGTCCGGCCCGACCCATCCGAACTGCGCCTGGTGTTGCGCTCGCTGGCCCGGAACGAGAGCAGGGCCGTCGACGGCGAGGCGCTGATGCGGGACATCAAGGCTGCCGAGGGCGTGGAGGTCGACCTCGATACCGTCCGCGCCTGTCTGGACCTTTTCAGGCGGCTGTCCCTTACGGACGACCAGCCGCCGTTTCTCGCCCCTATCATCTCGTATGCCCGCGTCAAAGGGAAGGTGAAGCGGCACTTTTCCGATCCGTCCCTTGCCTGTGCGCTGCTGGGGGCGACGCACGAAAGCCTGATGCAGGATCCGGAGACGCTCGAGCGTTTGTTCGAGGCGCTTTGTGCGCGGGATCTGCGCATCTATGCGGAGTCCTTCGGGGCCGCGCTCTACCACTATCGGGATGATGGGAATCGCCGGTTCGACGCGGTCATCGAGCGGCCGGATGGACGTTGGTGCGGCTTTGCGATCGTGTTGTGCGAGAAACGGGTCAACGATGCGGCCGTGAACCTGAAGGGGATTCGGAGGGAGATAGTCCGGGATCCCAAGGTCATCTGGCCCGATGCCCTCTGCGTCCTTTGCGGCGTGCTGGACGCGGCCTACCGTCGTCTGGACGGCGTGCTCGTGGTCCCGATCACGGCGTTGAGGGAATGA
- a CDS encoding Fic family protein has product MRRFDYSFLGNGLLPANLANLTAGIASLKTMAGIRKEEYIRVFTELEAIAKIQSVKSSNAIEGIVTSDERIAAIVNQNSAPLNHNEAEIAGYRDALNAIHLGYEHIHFRQSDILRLHEMLLSVAGHEHGGRYKTVDNVILEVDASGNRKVRFSPTPAAETEAAMEQLELAYLEADSDAGINPLLLSPCVILDFLCIHPFRDGNGRMSRLLSLLLLYKSGYDVGKYVSFEEQINNRKAFYYEALRRSSEGWHTNGNTYFPFIENFLSTLYMCYKELDKRFAVVHGKRITKKARIEATVLNSLTPLSKTEICKILPDVSPTTVEAVLGAMVKDGTIRRIGAGRASRYIKA; this is encoded by the coding sequence ATGAGAAGATTTGATTATTCTTTTCTTGGCAATGGGCTGCTGCCTGCAAACCTGGCGAACCTGACGGCGGGCATCGCAAGCCTGAAAACGATGGCCGGTATCCGAAAAGAGGAGTACATCCGTGTCTTCACAGAGTTGGAGGCCATTGCAAAAATACAGTCCGTCAAAAGTTCCAATGCTATCGAGGGGATCGTCACCAGTGATGAGCGTATCGCGGCCATCGTCAATCAGAACAGCGCACCGTTGAACCACAACGAAGCGGAAATTGCCGGGTACAGGGACGCCCTGAATGCAATACATCTGGGGTACGAGCACATCCATTTCCGGCAGAGCGACATATTGCGTCTGCATGAAATGCTGCTGTCCGTCGCCGGGCATGAACACGGCGGACGCTACAAGACGGTCGACAACGTCATCCTGGAGGTCGATGCGTCTGGAAACCGAAAGGTGCGCTTTTCCCCCACACCGGCAGCCGAGACGGAGGCGGCCATGGAGCAGCTGGAGCTTGCCTATCTGGAAGCCGACAGCGACGCCGGCATCAATCCGCTTTTGTTGAGTCCCTGTGTGATCCTGGATTTTCTGTGTATCCACCCGTTCCGGGACGGAAACGGAAGAATGTCCAGGCTGCTCTCCCTCCTTCTGCTCTATAAAAGCGGCTATGACGTGGGGAAATATGTTTCTTTCGAGGAGCAGATCAACAATCGCAAGGCATTTTATTACGAGGCCCTGCGGCGGTCCTCCGAGGGCTGGCATACGAATGGAAACACCTATTTTCCGTTTATCGAAAATTTTCTATCCACCTTGTATATGTGTTACAAGGAGCTGGACAAGCGTTTCGCGGTAGTTCACGGGAAAAGGATCACCAAAAAGGCCCGCATCGAAGCGACGGTCCTGAACAGCCTGACGCCGCTCTCCAAGACGGAGATATGCAAGATCCTCCCGGACGTCAGTCCTACGACAGTGGAAGCCGTGCTGGGAGCGATGGTAAAGGACGGGACGATCAGACGAATCGGCGCCGGAAGGGCATCGAGATATATAAAAGCGTAA
- a CDS encoding heavy metal translocating P-type ATPase, with amino-acid sequence MFGKWMENETRTTVVCVLVSAVSLALSLAGTFEGSLPADIAWVAIVLCGVPIVVGAARGVIFERDIKADLLVAMALAASVGIGEYFAAGEVALIMQIGSLLEDYTSERARRGIEKLIGLTPRTARVRREGADVVLPAEEVREGDVLTVLAGETIPVDGTILEGRTSIDQSVMTGESIPVDKGEGDSVTSGTINRFGTFSMRADRVCGDSSLQRMIRLAEEADENKAPIVSLADAWATWLVVAALACALLTWLLTGEFVRAVTVLVVFCPCAFILATPTAVVAGMGNAARHGILIRSGDALERLSRVRRAAFDKTGTLTHGRPQVVAFRSLDASLSDGDVLRIAARVERRSEHPLGKAVVASFLERTGEDPEPVADSRAIAGRAMSGTIDGTEVAVGKADYFASRGISPDGAAEAAEEFLDRGATVVLLSRGARIVGLIALADEIRPDAKDTVRALEGLGISCMLLTGDNERAAAAAAEAAGISEVRANLLPEEKASIVKGDDEREPTCMIGDGVNDAPALSGAYAGIAMGGIGSDIAVEAADAVLVGDDIKRLPYLFRLTRRAMDKVRTNIIASLVINASAVSLSAAGILTPVTGALWHNFGSVFVVVNAALLLRERDRCRVGTGGAEGAIPPQNQPQTSVVRD; translated from the coding sequence ATGTTCGGGAAATGGATGGAAAACGAGACGCGCACCACGGTCGTCTGCGTTCTGGTCTCGGCGGTTTCCCTGGCGCTGAGCCTGGCGGGCACGTTCGAGGGCAGCCTCCCGGCGGACATCGCGTGGGTGGCGATCGTCCTCTGCGGCGTCCCGATCGTCGTCGGTGCCGCAAGGGGAGTGATTTTCGAGCGCGACATCAAGGCCGACCTCCTGGTCGCCATGGCGCTCGCCGCCTCCGTAGGGATAGGGGAATATTTCGCGGCCGGCGAGGTTGCGCTGATCATGCAGATCGGGTCTTTGCTGGAGGACTACACCTCCGAAAGGGCGCGCCGCGGCATCGAGAAGCTGATCGGGCTCACGCCCCGGACGGCGCGCGTCAGACGGGAGGGGGCCGACGTCGTCCTGCCCGCCGAGGAAGTGCGGGAGGGCGACGTCCTGACCGTGCTCGCCGGCGAGACGATCCCGGTCGACGGGACCATCCTGGAGGGACGGACCTCCATCGACCAGTCCGTGATGACCGGCGAGAGCATCCCCGTGGACAAGGGGGAGGGCGACTCGGTCACCAGCGGCACGATAAACCGGTTCGGGACGTTCTCCATGCGTGCGGACCGGGTCTGCGGCGACAGCTCGCTCCAGCGGATGATCCGGCTCGCGGAGGAGGCGGACGAGAACAAGGCGCCCATCGTCTCCCTGGCCGACGCCTGGGCGACGTGGCTCGTCGTCGCCGCGCTCGCCTGCGCCCTCCTCACCTGGCTCCTCACGGGCGAGTTCGTCCGGGCCGTGACGGTGCTCGTCGTCTTCTGCCCCTGCGCCTTCATCCTGGCGACGCCCACGGCGGTCGTCGCGGGGATGGGAAACGCGGCGCGCCATGGAATCCTGATCCGTTCCGGCGACGCGCTGGAGCGCCTTTCGAGGGTGAGGCGCGCGGCCTTCGACAAGACGGGGACCCTCACCCACGGGCGGCCGCAGGTCGTCGCCTTCAGGAGCCTCGACGCCTCCCTCTCGGACGGGGACGTCCTCCGCATCGCGGCGCGGGTCGAGCGCCGCTCCGAACACCCGCTCGGCAAGGCCGTCGTCGCGTCCTTCCTGGAGAGGACGGGAGAGGATCCCGAGCCCGTCGCCGACTCCCGGGCGATCGCCGGCCGGGCCATGAGCGGCACGATCGACGGGACGGAGGTCGCGGTCGGGAAGGCGGATTACTTCGCCTCGCGGGGAATTTCACCCGACGGGGCCGCGGAGGCGGCAGAGGAGTTCCTGGATCGGGGGGCGACGGTCGTCCTCCTCTCCCGCGGCGCCCGGATCGTCGGCCTGATCGCCCTGGCGGACGAGATCCGTCCGGACGCGAAGGACACGGTTCGGGCCCTGGAGGGGCTCGGCATCTCCTGTATGCTCCTCACGGGGGACAACGAGCGTGCGGCCGCGGCGGCGGCAGAGGCCGCGGGGATATCGGAGGTTCGCGCCAACCTGCTGCCGGAGGAAAAGGCATCCATCGTCAAGGGAGACGACGAGAGGGAACCGACCTGCATGATCGGGGACGGGGTGAACGACGCTCCGGCCCTGAGCGGCGCCTACGCCGGCATCGCGATGGGCGGGATCGGCAGCGACATCGCGGTCGAGGCCGCGGACGCCGTCCTCGTCGGCGACGACATCAAGCGCCTCCCCTACCTGTTCCGGCTGACGAGAAGGGCGATGGATAAGGTGAGGACCAACATCATCGCCTCCCTCGTCATCAACGCCAGTGCCGTCTCGCTGTCCGCGGCGGGGATCCTGACTCCCGTCACCGGCGCGCTGTGGCACAACTTCGGCTCCGTCTTCGTCGTGGTCAACGCGGCGCTGCTGCTGCGGGAAAGGGACCGATGCCGGGTCGGGACCGGTGGAGCGGAGGGCGCCATTCCCCCTCAAAATCAACCGCAGACCTCCGTCGTCCGCGATTGA
- the guaD gene encoding guanine deaminase — MDALVLRGQIVYAPFPKKLTVRPDAYLVAEGGRVADVYDALPEAYAGVRVEDWGDCLIVPGFNDLHVHAPQFPNRGLGMDKELLPWLNAYTFPEEAKFRDEAYARRVYGRFVRELWRVGTTRAAVFATVHAPAARILAELMGEAGLGGFVGKVNMDRNGPDDLIETTGASLAETERFVEGFAEGRVRPILTPRFAPSCTEALMRGLGGMAARRDLPVQSHLSENEGEIAWVRELHPWARDYASVYDAFGLFGQTKTVMAHCVHVTDDEIALMLRRGVYVAHCPFSNLNLASGIAPVRRFLDEGLNVGLGSDVSGGHRLSMTDVMASAVECSKMRWKYVDGRAPLTTAEVLYLATKGGGSFFGRVGSFEPGYAMDCLVVDDARLSDETPRSPEERLERFIYLGDDREIRARYVDGALLSEPRGG, encoded by the coding sequence ATGGATGCACTCGTACTGAGGGGGCAGATCGTCTATGCCCCGTTCCCCAAAAAACTGACCGTGAGGCCCGACGCCTATCTCGTGGCGGAGGGCGGGAGGGTGGCGGACGTCTACGACGCCCTGCCGGAAGCCTATGCGGGCGTCCGTGTGGAGGACTGGGGGGACTGCCTGATCGTCCCGGGCTTCAACGACCTTCACGTCCACGCGCCCCAGTTCCCGAACCGCGGGCTCGGCATGGACAAGGAGCTGCTGCCCTGGCTGAACGCCTACACGTTTCCGGAGGAGGCGAAGTTCCGGGACGAGGCCTATGCAAGGCGCGTTTACGGCCGCTTTGTGAGGGAGCTCTGGAGGGTGGGGACGACGCGGGCGGCCGTGTTCGCCACCGTCCACGCTCCGGCCGCGCGGATCCTCGCGGAGCTGATGGGGGAGGCCGGGCTGGGCGGGTTCGTCGGCAAGGTCAATATGGACCGGAACGGTCCCGACGACCTCATCGAGACGACCGGGGCGTCGCTGGCGGAGACGGAGCGCTTCGTCGAGGGGTTCGCCGAGGGGCGCGTGAGGCCCATCCTCACTCCGCGCTTCGCGCCCAGCTGCACGGAGGCGCTGATGCGGGGGCTGGGCGGGATGGCGGCACGCCGGGATCTGCCCGTGCAGTCGCACCTCTCCGAGAACGAGGGAGAGATCGCCTGGGTCCGCGAGCTGCACCCCTGGGCCCGGGACTACGCCTCCGTGTACGACGCCTTCGGGCTGTTCGGCCAAACGAAGACCGTCATGGCCCACTGCGTCCACGTCACCGACGACGAGATCGCCCTGATGCTGCGCCGGGGCGTCTACGTGGCCCATTGTCCGTTCTCGAACCTGAACCTGGCCAGCGGCATCGCCCCGGTGCGCCGCTTTCTCGACGAGGGGCTGAACGTGGGGCTGGGGTCGGACGTGTCCGGCGGGCACAGGCTGTCCATGACGGACGTGATGGCCTCGGCGGTGGAGTGCTCCAAGATGCGGTGGAAGTACGTGGACGGCCGTGCGCCCCTGACGACGGCGGAGGTCCTCTACCTGGCGACGAAGGGCGGGGGCTCCTTCTTCGGCAGGGTCGGGAGCTTCGAGCCCGGCTACGCGATGGACTGCCTCGTGGTCGACGATGCCCGGCTGAGCGACGAGACCCCGCGCTCACCCGAGGAGCGGCTGGAACGTTTCATCTACCTGGGCGACGATCGGGAGATCCGGGCCCGCTACGTGGACGGCGCGCTCCTGAGCGAGCCGAGGGGAGGCTGA